The following coding sequences are from one uncultured Desulfobacter sp. window:
- a CDS encoding ABC transporter substrate-binding protein, whose product MILWVWSGAPYTRSPMDVTYNTFTGHEEHFMAVDPNIKIVVADDSGTMRIMFKQILGKAGFSNLIMAVNGADGIEKVKAEKPDLVISDWNMPTLDGLDFLKELRATEEFKDLPFIMATAQADMGQQKTILEAGGNGHCPKPFNEEEIKKAIETAFSGGMKKERVTRDRSIVGGRVELNVAHIQITDHLALGALKHRINQGDVEPQHFDLSTSLMGGWNPIQEGLESGEIDCAFVLAPIAMDLFAYDSPIQLVLFAHKNGSTFVRSRHYDHRFDSLQSFYKYKVVDIPHKMSVHHMLAHKFLKELGLKPGVPGKKAINVRFEVVPPIKMPGIMKENEDVGGFMVAEPVATKAIKGEIGELEFYSATRWENHPCCIVAMQKDFIQKHPEAVQEFVSLLVDTGEYIENDKARAADIAVSFLDPEGKMGLNPQVLKNVFSQPMAIRWDGLYPEAADLDTIQKYMHDVMEIGKIIDLERFIEPAFANKAFNR is encoded by the coding sequence ATGATATTGTGGGTTTGGTCCGGGGCTCCATATACCCGGTCGCCCATGGATGTAACATACAACACCTTTACGGGACATGAGGAGCATTTTATGGCGGTAGACCCGAATATTAAAATTGTAGTGGCAGACGATTCAGGTACCATGCGGATAATGTTCAAACAAATCCTGGGTAAAGCCGGATTTTCAAATCTTATCATGGCGGTGAACGGTGCAGACGGCATTGAAAAAGTAAAAGCTGAAAAACCCGATCTTGTCATATCCGATTGGAATATGCCTACCCTGGACGGACTTGATTTTCTAAAAGAATTAAGGGCCACTGAAGAATTCAAGGATCTTCCTTTTATCATGGCCACGGCCCAGGCCGACATGGGGCAGCAAAAAACCATCCTTGAAGCTGGCGGTAACGGCCATTGCCCTAAGCCGTTTAATGAAGAGGAAATTAAAAAGGCCATTGAAACGGCATTCTCCGGCGGCATGAAAAAAGAGCGGGTGACGAGGGATAGAAGCATTGTCGGCGGCCGGGTTGAACTCAATGTCGCCCACATCCAGATTACCGATCACCTGGCGCTGGGTGCGTTAAAACATCGGATCAACCAGGGGGATGTGGAACCCCAGCACTTTGACCTGTCCACCAGCCTGATGGGCGGATGGAACCCCATTCAGGAAGGCCTTGAAAGCGGTGAAATTGACTGCGCCTTTGTCCTGGCACCCATTGCCATGGATCTGTTTGCCTATGACTCCCCCATCCAATTGGTGCTGTTTGCCCATAAAAACGGCTCCACGTTTGTACGCTCCAGGCATTATGATCACAGGTTTGACTCCCTGCAAAGTTTCTACAAATATAAAGTTGTGGACATCCCCCACAAAATGTCGGTCCATCACATGCTGGCACATAAATTTTTAAAAGAGCTGGGACTTAAACCCGGTGTGCCCGGTAAAAAAGCCATTAATGTGCGTTTTGAGGTGGTTCCCCCCATCAAGATGCCCGGTATCATGAAAGAAAACGAGGATGTGGGCGGCTTTATGGTAGCGGAACCGGTTGCCACCAAAGCGATCAAGGGAGAAATCGGTGAGTTGGAATTTTATTCCGCGACACGCTGGGAAAATCACCCCTGCTGCATTGTGGCCATGCAAAAGGATTTTATCCAGAAACATCCCGAAGCGGTCCAAGAATTTGTATCATTGCTTGTGGATACCGGTGAGTATATTGAAAACGATAAGGCCAGGGCGGCCGATATTGCGGTAAGCTTCCTGGATCCCGAAGGGAAAATGGGTCTGAACCCCCAGGTGCTTAAAAACGTATTTTCCCAGCCCATGGCCATCCGCTGGGATGGACTATACCCGGAAGCGGCCGATCTTGATACAATTCAAAAGTACATGCATGATGTTATGGAAATCGGCAAGATTATTGACCTCGAACGATTTATTGAACCGGCTTTTGCCAACAAGGCATTCAATCGATAG
- a CDS encoding AarF/UbiB family protein, translating into MLTFKTVSKITKRYRHLVRYQQIIGIIFKYGFENIIDAMKINHYLEIIPFSKPHQKLSRNQRIRMVLEELGPTFIKMGQVLSSRPDLIPLDLTRELAKLQDKVPSFPFEQVGQIILSEFGRPIDDVFHSFEKIPFASASIGQVHRAELAPNEQVAVKVQRPGIRKTIEVDLEIIHYLAQVMEKNLEDMELFRPVNIVEEFAQSLEKELDYKVEAANMEQMADQFTDEPAIHIPEVYWSHSTQRVLCMEFIRGIKADDVEAIDRAGLDRKKITCTGADFVMRQVFEFGFFHADPHPGNIFVLEDQRICMIDFGMTGFVDSTTREIFIDLLQGLASKNTRNTALLLCRLTEPELSVNMASLEKDIAQFCAVYLSRKLEEINPSRMIHKFLELCTRHGLRIPPDLFLMMKAFISIEGVARRLDPQFDMLGHARPYIRSATLRKYSLPRISREFLGIARDTFSLLQTLPADADSIISQIKQGKLKVTIRLEELERLMMTQDQTSNRISFAIIIAALILGSAIVLNSEIPPLILGVSVIGIAGFVAAAVLGIWLLVAIIRSGRL; encoded by the coding sequence ATGCTCACGTTTAAGACCGTTTCTAAAATCACAAAACGGTACCGGCATCTGGTTCGTTACCAGCAGATCATCGGCATCATTTTCAAATACGGATTTGAGAATATTATTGATGCCATGAAGATCAATCATTATCTGGAAATTATTCCATTTTCAAAACCCCATCAAAAATTATCCAGGAATCAGCGGATCAGGATGGTGTTGGAGGAGCTTGGTCCAACCTTCATTAAAATGGGCCAGGTGTTGTCCTCCCGACCAGACCTGATCCCCCTGGACCTGACCCGGGAGCTTGCCAAACTTCAGGACAAAGTGCCGTCCTTTCCCTTTGAACAGGTCGGGCAAATCATCCTGTCAGAGTTCGGCAGACCCATTGATGACGTATTTCACTCCTTTGAAAAAATCCCTTTTGCCTCGGCATCCATCGGACAGGTCCACCGGGCTGAACTTGCACCCAATGAACAGGTTGCGGTGAAAGTTCAGCGCCCCGGTATCCGAAAGACAATTGAGGTTGATCTGGAAATCATCCACTATCTGGCCCAGGTGATGGAAAAAAATCTGGAGGATATGGAATTATTTCGACCTGTAAATATTGTTGAAGAGTTTGCCCAGTCCCTGGAAAAGGAGTTGGATTACAAAGTGGAGGCGGCCAATATGGAACAGATGGCCGATCAGTTTACCGACGAGCCTGCCATCCACATTCCGGAAGTGTACTGGTCCCACTCCACACAACGGGTGCTGTGCATGGAATTTATCCGGGGGATTAAGGCTGACGATGTCGAGGCCATTGACCGGGCCGGCCTTGATCGCAAAAAAATTACCTGCACAGGAGCCGATTTTGTAATGCGCCAGGTCTTTGAGTTCGGATTTTTCCATGCAGACCCCCATCCAGGAAATATCTTTGTGCTGGAAGACCAGCGTATCTGCATGATTGATTTCGGCATGACCGGATTTGTGGATTCCACCACCCGGGAGATTTTCATTGATCTGCTCCAGGGCCTTGCCTCAAAAAATACGCGAAATACGGCGCTTTTGCTGTGCCGTCTGACCGAACCTGAACTATCGGTAAATATGGCCTCGCTGGAAAAGGATATTGCACAATTTTGTGCCGTTTATCTGTCCAGAAAACTTGAAGAGATAAATCCCAGCCGCATGATTCATAAATTTCTTGAACTTTGCACCCGGCATGGACTGAGAATTCCCCCGGACCTGTTTTTAATGATGAAGGCGTTTATCAGTATCGAGGGGGTGGCACGAAGATTAGATCCACAGTTTGATATGCTTGGCCATGCCCGGCCCTATATCAGGTCCGCCACTTTACGAAAATATTCATTGCCGCGGATCTCCAGGGAGTTTCTGGGTATCGCCAGGGATACCTTTTCCCTGCTTCAAACCTTGCCTGCAGATGCGGACAGCATCATCTCCCAGATCAAGCAGGGAAAACTTAAAGTCACGATCCGCCTGGAGGAATTGGAACGGCTGATGATGACCCAGGACCAGACATCCAACCGCATCTCCTTTGCCATTATTATTGCCGCTTTAATTCTAGGATCTGCCATTGTTCTCAATTCAGAAATTCCACCTCTCATCCTCGGGGTCTCGGTCATCGGCATTGCCGGATTTGTCGCTGCAGCCGTTCTTGGTATCTGGCTGTTGGTGGCCATTATTCGCAGTGGGCGACTTTAA
- a CDS encoding diguanylate cyclase: protein MNNDKKFTVMVVDDAQENIDILATVLGLQYNVRIAMDGNAALEKISEEPPDLILLDIVMPKMDGFEVCRQLKSQPETKEIPIIFLTAKTDGKSIVEGFKAGVVDYITKPFNVTELLVRVKTQLELNNSRREMKRINSRLEHLAIHDDLTGLYNTRYLYDALYQLIEHSKAENRPFAVLFMDMDNFKHVVDTYGHMNGNRALREIAETIMESISKPCYGVAYGGDEFVIVLPGFNKDQAIKITEGIRVRMKATDYLSSQGYNVKLSASFGIAAYPDDATEARALLKLADQLMFRIKETSKDAIGCLNPSGSDRPQPPSTLIN, encoded by the coding sequence GTGAATAACGATAAAAAATTTACGGTAATGGTGGTTGATGATGCCCAGGAAAATATCGATATTCTCGCTACGGTTCTGGGACTACAATATAACGTAAGAATAGCCATGGATGGTAACGCAGCTTTGGAAAAAATATCCGAGGAGCCCCCAGATCTGATCCTTTTGGATATTGTGATGCCGAAAATGGATGGGTTTGAAGTGTGCCGCCAGCTTAAAAGCCAGCCTGAAACCAAGGAGATCCCCATTATATTTCTGACGGCCAAGACCGATGGAAAAAGCATTGTGGAAGGATTTAAGGCCGGGGTCGTGGATTATATTACCAAACCGTTCAACGTGACCGAATTGCTGGTGCGTGTGAAGACCCAGCTTGAATTAAACAATTCGCGAAGGGAAATGAAAAGGATCAATTCAAGGCTGGAGCATTTGGCGATTCATGACGATTTAACAGGCCTTTACAATACGCGCTATCTGTACGATGCACTGTACCAGCTGATTGAACACAGCAAAGCAGAGAACAGACCCTTTGCCGTACTTTTCATGGATATGGATAATTTTAAACATGTTGTGGATACTTACGGGCATATGAACGGCAACCGTGCACTGAGAGAAATTGCCGAAACCATCATGGAGTCCATTTCAAAACCCTGCTATGGGGTGGCATACGGCGGCGATGAATTTGTTATAGTGTTGCCAGGGTTCAATAAGGACCAGGCAATAAAAATTACCGAAGGCATTCGCGTCCGGATGAAAGCGACGGACTACCTGAGCAGTCAAGGGTATAACGTGAAACTCAGCGCAAGTTTCGGCATAGCGGCATACCCGGATGATGCAACAGAAGCACGGGCGCTGCTTAAACTGGCCGATCAGCTGATGTTCAGAATCAAGGAGACCAGCAAAGATGCCATCGGCTGCCTCAATCCATCCGGTAGTGATCGCCCCCAACCCCCAAGTACCCTGATAAATTAA
- a CDS encoding cytoplasmic protein — protein MMEKTVLFAFRGDPLCFIHVLLNALDLKDRGREGLIVLEGESVKLVGPMSESGHFLNGLYQKAKAAGLIYGACRACATKLETLGPIEKEGIALVGDMANHPSMGAFIDKGYTVITF, from the coding sequence ATGATGGAAAAAACCGTATTATTTGCATTCAGGGGAGACCCTTTATGTTTTATTCACGTTCTTCTCAACGCCCTTGACCTGAAAGATCGTGGCCGGGAAGGACTTATTGTTTTGGAGGGTGAATCGGTCAAACTTGTGGGCCCCATGTCCGAATCCGGGCATTTTTTAAACGGCCTTTACCAAAAAGCCAAAGCGGCGGGGCTTATTTACGGTGCCTGTAGAGCCTGTGCAACAAAGCTTGAAACCCTTGGGCCAATTGAAAAGGAAGGCATTGCTCTGGTTGGAGATATGGCCAATCATCCATCCATGGGCGCATTTATTGATAAAGGATACACGGTAATTACCTTTTAA
- a CDS encoding ABC transporter permease, producing MKSIDKNNRNKSTNDGLSPFFTRVWSGWRYELAGLVIFACVWGAVTQFIFTRPELYHFKGFLPGPTFGALTEAFHTSKFWMSVFASLRRIIVGIAISASIGLPLGVLIGFFARLRKLAYSPIQFVRMISPLSWMPIALLLFSSFEGAVHFLIVMATICPIILNTAIGIININPQWIKMALNQGADNVQLIQTIVIPYSIPHMMTSIRLALGIAWIVLVPAEFLGVSSGLGYLINDARDTMEYDKLMAVIIAIGILGFILDRFFQKLQHRFSRAWGGKV from the coding sequence TTGAAATCAATTGACAAAAATAACCGGAACAAGTCTACCAATGACGGGTTGTCACCATTTTTTACCCGGGTATGGTCCGGTTGGCGATACGAACTGGCAGGGCTTGTCATATTTGCATGTGTCTGGGGGGCTGTTACACAGTTCATTTTTACCCGCCCTGAATTATACCATTTTAAAGGTTTTTTACCCGGGCCGACTTTTGGGGCCCTGACAGAGGCGTTTCATACTTCCAAATTCTGGATGTCGGTTTTTGCAAGTCTGCGCAGGATCATTGTCGGCATTGCCATATCCGCATCCATTGGTCTTCCATTGGGGGTGTTGATCGGTTTTTTTGCCCGTCTTCGTAAACTGGCTTATTCGCCGATTCAATTCGTAAGAATGATCAGCCCCCTGTCCTGGATGCCCATTGCGCTGCTTTTATTTTCAAGCTTTGAGGGAGCCGTTCATTTTTTGATTGTAATGGCGACAATTTGTCCTATAATACTGAATACGGCCATTGGGATTATAAATATCAATCCCCAGTGGATAAAAATGGCCCTCAACCAGGGTGCCGATAACGTTCAACTCATTCAAACGATTGTTATTCCATATTCAATCCCCCATATGATGACCAGCATCAGGCTGGCTTTGGGGATTGCCTGGATCGTTCTGGTTCCGGCTGAATTTTTAGGGGTATCATCGGGGTTGGGCTATCTGATTAACGATGCCAGGGATACCATGGAATATGACAAACTGATGGCTGTCATCATTGCCATCGGCATCCTTGGGTTTATATTAGACAGGTTTTTTCAAAAATTGCAGCACAGGTTCAGCAGGGCGTGGGGCGGCAAAGTTTAA
- a CDS encoding ABC transporter ATP-binding protein: MKIEIEKICKSYHGPGTQRQHILKDISFSIDSGDFVIILGESGCGKTTLLNLMAGLETPSSGRICVDGTPITGIHPSRSMLFQQPALIPWLSVKENVAYGCKIRKDTQDLEYRVIQFLEIMGLAGAAEAKPDQLSLGMAQRVCLARALVGHPEVLLLDEPFASLDTFTQAHIQEELVNLWMSENFTAVFVTHDIDEAIRLGNKIVVLAGDPASISDIFEIDVPYPRKRHDPVVKALRAEIFDRFKIAYLVKRSITNGI; this comes from the coding sequence TTGAAAATAGAAATTGAAAAAATTTGTAAGTCCTACCATGGACCGGGAACACAGCGCCAGCATATCCTTAAGGATATCTCTTTTTCCATAGATTCCGGAGATTTTGTTATTATTCTGGGGGAATCGGGGTGTGGGAAGACTACCTTGCTGAACTTAATGGCAGGACTTGAAACCCCAAGCAGCGGGCGGATTTGCGTAGACGGCACCCCCATAACCGGCATCCATCCCTCGCGCTCCATGCTGTTCCAGCAGCCGGCCTTGATTCCATGGCTCAGCGTCAAAGAAAATGTGGCTTACGGCTGCAAGATAAGAAAAGATACCCAGGATTTGGAATACCGGGTGATCCAGTTCCTGGAAATCATGGGGCTGGCAGGTGCGGCCGAGGCCAAACCCGATCAGCTATCTTTGGGCATGGCCCAGCGGGTCTGCCTGGCCCGGGCTCTGGTAGGGCATCCCGAAGTGCTGCTGCTTGACGAACCCTTTGCCTCTCTGGACACCTTTACCCAGGCGCATATCCAGGAGGAGCTGGTAAATTTGTGGATGTCGGAAAATTTTACCGCCGTCTTTGTCACCCATGATATAGATGAAGCCATTCGCCTTGGAAATAAAATTGTGGTTCTGGCAGGAGATCCTGCAAGCATATCCGATATTTTTGAGATTGATGTCCCCTACCCCAGAAAGCGGCATGACCCTGTGGTTAAGGCATTGAGAGCCGAAATTTTCGATCGGTTTAAAATTGCATATTTAGTTAAGCGGAGCATTACGAATGGGATTTAA
- a CDS encoding ABC transporter substrate-binding protein — MLRSLLIKFNINKSKILEVALTIRIGHFISIDHLILGSALPQYINYMGSDRDADIIAFTMRSWEQVEQGFSSGDINAAFMDIAQAMYLFGKGLPISMLMFTHRAGSKIFVPEKVHRLSDFRGKIVLIPHRFSVQHMLVHRLLSVGKLKFADFGKSNKSVGIESVPCSLMPEMTHADFDGDIAAFICPATLDIEAAEKKGLKPLLASRDLWKDHPGSVFVVHQDLIETKGENIALMIDCLLDSARRLDRYISSPNTAENEIGSMSAAFLGLNVDHMQRTLEASGITYRPELLVPDMEILNIVLDYMRTTMAVMPTGTNLDGFIRSEFIQTALSENVILENRN; from the coding sequence GTGTTAAGGTCTCTATTAATAAAATTCAACATCAATAAATCTAAAATACTTGAGGTTGCCCTGACTATCCGAATCGGACATTTTATCAGTATTGACCATCTGATACTCGGCTCCGCGTTGCCCCAATATATCAATTATATGGGATCAGATCGCGATGCGGATATTATCGCTTTTACCATGCGATCCTGGGAACAGGTGGAACAGGGTTTTTCATCCGGCGATATCAATGCCGCGTTCATGGATATCGCCCAGGCCATGTATCTGTTCGGCAAGGGATTGCCTATATCCATGCTGATGTTTACACACAGGGCGGGCAGTAAAATTTTTGTGCCCGAAAAGGTCCATAGACTCTCGGATTTTAGAGGGAAAATCGTCCTGATTCCCCATAGGTTCAGTGTTCAGCATATGCTTGTGCATCGGTTGCTGAGTGTTGGGAAATTAAAATTCGCCGATTTTGGAAAGTCCAATAAAAGCGTTGGTATTGAATCTGTTCCTTGTTCCTTGATGCCGGAAATGACCCACGCTGATTTTGACGGCGATATTGCCGCATTTATCTGCCCTGCAACCCTTGATATCGAGGCTGCTGAAAAAAAAGGACTCAAACCTCTGCTCGCTTCCCGGGATCTTTGGAAGGATCATCCGGGCAGCGTATTTGTGGTGCACCAGGATTTAATAGAGACCAAAGGTGAAAACATTGCGCTGATGATTGACTGTCTGCTTGACAGCGCCCGACGCCTTGATCGGTATATATCATCCCCAAATACCGCAGAAAATGAAATTGGTAGCATGTCTGCCGCTTTTTTGGGGCTTAATGTTGATCACATGCAAAGAACACTTGAAGCATCCGGCATCACCTACCGTCCAGAACTATTGGTGCCGGATATGGAAATTTTAAATATCGTTCTGGATTACATGCGCACGACAATGGCCGTCATGCCCACCGGAACAAACCTTGATGGGTTTATCAGATCTGAATTTATTCAAACGGCATTATCGGAAAATGTAATACTTGAAAATAGAAATTGA
- a CDS encoding aminotransferase class I/II-fold pyridoxal phosphate-dependent enzyme, with the protein MTTKHLDRSLQAEMSALAAEGRAKAPERIITEFIPPKEDSGPRYRLEGSDKAYIRLNSNSYLALSAHPALIEAADKATRQFGIGPGAVRFIDGTFCYHAALERRIAEFVDVPGAKIFNSAYTANCGLALSISSAKTHWIGDQLNHNSIIRAMRISNIPSSKKGIYKHNDMDDLRRCLDEVGPDIERVIVIFDGIFSMRGDFAPIDEILKVCKPYENKFRDGVITVVDDSHGIGAYGATGRGTSEYAGGRPDVIVGTFGKAFGVNGGFIAASETIIEAVRQKADTYIYTNPLGVADCAAALAAVDICDSDQGLDLLDHLGAVTTQFRNGLEKLGLESIDGPHPVVPLLVRNTDKTHDLVNFLYENGVLVVGLTFPVVPRGDETIRFQINACHTHADIDYVLGLIETFYKP; encoded by the coding sequence ATGACAACTAAACATCTGGACAGAAGTCTTCAAGCAGAGATGTCGGCTCTGGCTGCCGAAGGCCGGGCAAAAGCCCCTGAAAGAATTATCACCGAATTTATTCCTCCCAAAGAAGATTCAGGCCCCAGATACCGGCTTGAAGGATCGGACAAGGCATATATCCGACTAAATTCCAACTCTTATCTGGCTTTATCCGCCCATCCGGCACTGATTGAGGCAGCCGACAAGGCAACACGGCAGTTCGGCATCGGTCCCGGTGCGGTAAGGTTCATCGACGGCACGTTTTGCTACCATGCTGCATTGGAAAGACGCATTGCCGAATTTGTGGACGTACCTGGTGCAAAAATTTTTAACTCGGCCTATACGGCCAATTGCGGCCTGGCCTTGTCCATCTCCAGTGCCAAGACCCACTGGATCGGAGATCAGCTCAATCACAACTCCATTATCAGGGCCATGCGAATTTCAAATATACCTTCAAGCAAAAAGGGGATCTATAAACACAATGACATGGATGATCTAAGACGCTGCCTTGACGAAGTCGGCCCGGACATCGAACGTGTCATCGTTATTTTTGATGGTATTTTTTCCATGCGCGGCGATTTTGCCCCCATTGACGAAATTTTAAAGGTCTGCAAACCCTATGAAAATAAGTTCAGGGACGGGGTCATCACCGTTGTGGACGACTCACACGGCATCGGGGCCTACGGGGCCACCGGCCGGGGAACCAGCGAGTATGCAGGGGGCAGGCCGGATGTTATTGTCGGAACCTTCGGCAAAGCCTTCGGGGTCAACGGCGGCTTTATCGCTGCAAGTGAAACCATCATTGAAGCGGTTCGTCAAAAGGCGGATACGTATATCTATACAAATCCCTTGGGCGTTGCAGACTGTGCAGCTGCCCTGGCAGCCGTCGATATCTGTGACAGCGACCAGGGACTGGATCTTCTGGACCATTTAGGCGCAGTTACAACACAGTTTCGCAACGGCCTTGAAAAGTTGGGGCTTGAATCCATTGACGGGCCTCATCCCGTAGTGCCGCTTTTGGTCAGGAATACCGACAAAACCCATGATCTGGTGAATTTTCTTTATGAAAACGGTGTGCTGGTGGTCGGCTTAACCTTTCCGGTGGTTCCCAGGGGAGACGAAACCATACGGTTTCAAATTAATGCCTGCCATACCCATGCTGATATTGATTATGTTTTGGGACTGATCGAAACCTTTTACAAGCCGTAA
- a CDS encoding phasin family protein, protein MLEALKNSLLSGVGMALRSKKEIENFAKEFAEQSEMNQKEAKDFLEECKQRYDDAKSGLDKKVEEMVEAVLKRLDMPTRADVDALNARIDELTEKIEKKA, encoded by the coding sequence ATGCTCGAAGCTTTGAAAAACAGTCTGCTCAGCGGGGTGGGTATGGCCCTGCGTTCCAAAAAAGAGATTGAGAACTTTGCCAAAGAGTTTGCAGAACAGTCAGAGATGAACCAGAAAGAGGCAAAGGATTTTTTAGAAGAGTGCAAACAACGGTACGATGACGCAAAATCCGGCCTTGATAAAAAAGTTGAAGAGATGGTTGAAGCGGTGCTTAAACGCCTGGATATGCCCACCCGTGCGGACGTTGATGCACTTAACGCCCGCATTGATGAGTTGACCGAGAAAATTGAGAAGAAAGCCTGA
- a CDS encoding YchJ family protein encodes MHQYEKVIICVGFMEKNVLRILPDYGACGISLGFKLTDFHGGNVNMEECPCGSNLAYAECCEPVIAGTEPARTAQQLMRARYTAYTIADTDFIFNTTHPDHREGYDHAGTKSWAQNSEWLGLEIVSTDAGCSDDQEGTVEFIATFRTNDVVQNHHELGRFVKEDGGWLFTTGDMVKPKPAVSTKVGRNHPCPCGSGRKYKKCCGK; translated from the coding sequence ATGCATCAATATGAAAAAGTCATCATTTGTGTCGGTTTCATGGAGAAAAATGTATTAAGAATATTGCCGGACTACGGCGCATGTGGTATTTCCCTTGGATTCAAACTAACTGATTTCCATGGAGGAAATGTAAATATGGAAGAATGTCCCTGCGGAAGCAACCTGGCCTATGCCGAATGCTGCGAACCTGTCATTGCCGGAACAGAGCCTGCCCGAACAGCGCAACAACTTATGCGGGCCCGATATACCGCTTATACAATAGCGGACACGGATTTTATTTTTAACACCACCCACCCGGATCACCGGGAGGGGTACGACCATGCCGGTACAAAATCATGGGCGCAGAATTCAGAATGGCTGGGCCTTGAAATCGTTTCGACAGACGCCGGTTGTTCCGACGATCAGGAAGGTACGGTCGAATTCATAGCCACCTTTCGAACAAACGATGTGGTGCAAAACCACCATGAACTTGGCCGTTTTGTCAAAGAGGACGGGGGCTGGCTGTTCACCACCGGTGATATGGTGAAACCCAAACCAGCGGTTTCCACCAAAGTGGGCCGCAATCACCCCTGTCCCTGCGGCAGCGGACGTAAGTACAAAAAATGCTGTGGTAAATGA
- a CDS encoding ABC transporter substrate-binding protein translates to MGFNNVTSSCCHSISRRNFLKTAIGTAGAAACTPMGFPSLAAAKKKPLKLGYLPITDATPLLVAYSLGYFSHEGLDVERPVMVRSWNILTESFLTGKFDLVHMLFPIPVWMRFKQNIPAKVLAWDHTNGSAVTVRANSGIDRFADLAGKQVAVPSWYSMHNLVIQLGIQVQGLQPVIRPPGSKLGPNEVNLFILPPPDMPQALLGKKVDAFIVADPFNALAQEKFSAKIMRYSGDIWKNHPCCVIVTHDHLIQNNPIVIQKAVNAIVRAQAWCLQNPKETAHLLSREGDGFLPVQESVLNRVFGAIPEKELIHPQWNIERIGFQPFPFPSATRFILEQMKKTKVEGNTDFLTHLDTNAAVAQLVDDRFVRKALDDMGGFKGFCRCDMEDVFTREETVEIN, encoded by the coding sequence ATGGGATTTAACAATGTAACGTCGAGCTGCTGTCACAGCATTTCCCGACGAAATTTTTTAAAAACTGCAATTGGGACGGCCGGTGCCGCTGCCTGCACCCCCATGGGCTTTCCGAGTCTGGCCGCAGCCAAAAAAAAACCTTTGAAACTGGGTTATCTGCCCATTACCGATGCCACCCCACTGCTTGTCGCCTATAGTCTCGGCTATTTTTCCCATGAAGGGCTTGATGTGGAGCGACCGGTCATGGTGCGGTCATGGAATATACTTACAGAATCCTTTTTAACGGGGAAATTTGACCTGGTACATATGCTTTTCCCCATTCCCGTGTGGATGCGGTTCAAGCAGAATATACCAGCCAAGGTGCTGGCCTGGGATCACACCAACGGCAGCGCCGTCACCGTAAGAGCAAATTCCGGCATCGACCGGTTCGCAGACCTTGCGGGCAAACAGGTGGCTGTACCCTCATGGTACTCCATGCATAACCTGGTCATACAGCTGGGCATTCAGGTCCAGGGACTTCAGCCTGTTATTCGCCCGCCCGGCTCAAAACTTGGTCCCAATGAGGTAAATCTGTTTATTCTGCCCCCACCGGATATGCCCCAGGCCCTTTTGGGAAAAAAGGTAGACGCATTCATCGTGGCCGATCCATTTAACGCCCTGGCCCAGGAAAAATTTTCGGCAAAAATCATGCGATATTCAGGAGATATTTGGAAAAACCATCCCTGTTGTGTTATCGTAACCCATGATCACCTGATCCAAAACAATCCAATCGTCATTCAAAAGGCGGTCAACGCCATTGTCAGAGCCCAGGCGTGGTGCCTGCAAAATCCCAAGGAGACCGCCCACTTGCTCAGCAGAGAAGGTGATGGATTCTTGCCGGTACAAGAATCGGTTCTCAACCGGGTGTTTGGTGCCATTCCTGAAAAAGAACTGATACACCCCCAATGGAATATTGAAAGAATCGGGTTTCAGCCTTTCCCATTCCCATCTGCCACCCGGTTTATTCTGGAACAGATGAAAAAAACAAAGGTTGAGGGCAATACCGATTTTTTGACGCATCTTGATACAAACGCTGCGGTGGCACAGCTTGTGGATGACCGGTTTGTCAGAAAGGCATTGGACGACATGGGAGGCTTCAAAGGGTTTTGCCGCTGCGATATGGAGGATGTCTTTACCAGGGAAGAGACCGTTGAAATCAATTGA